Proteins encoded within one genomic window of Corvus moneduloides isolate bCorMon1 chromosome 20, bCorMon1.pri, whole genome shotgun sequence:
- the PIGW gene encoding phosphatidylinositol-glycan biosynthesis class W protein, whose translation MSQKQLKEAFISNLNGTSLLEISAGLSLAPLCLLCRGLLLILYYLHHGKPVSSRKYSLLLDFLVLVSPLLFSCTVLSPIIFFMPVILAAFCAGIFSKIYSQRKREARAPFGQIVKEFQKTYLDPEYIPAVTVFRVYVNVLTSISILAVDFPQYPRRYAKAETYGTGVMDLGVGAFIFGNALVCPEVRQKSYMTQPRFSNLARQMFSVWPLISLGVGRLLSVKSIEYHEHTSEYGVHWNFFFTLAFVRLAASVLLAIFPKHKAWLVALALAVLYQLLLSTTSLKVFILHGSDGRDSRLGFLDANREGLLSLLGYLAIYLASVQVGLWLLQRRASVRGWLEALRGLALAVLVLFVLLQLCQACTEPVSRRVANLPFCTWVLAHCLLLLSLFVLTDLTLVFTKLLVKGSSVPCCWKVVQPPDSSKKHGMGAVPMGREDKLSRLCLISAINKNQLLFFLLANVMTGAVNILIDTIHSKAAFTLCILHLYMFFNCLIMYVLHARNIVLKFW comes from the coding sequence atgtcccaaaaacagctgaaagaagCCTTTATCAGCAACCTAAATGGAACGAGTTTGCTGGAAATTTCCGCAGGCTTGTCCCTGGCTCCgctgtgcctgctctgcagagggctCCTCCTGATCCTGTACTACCTGCACCACGGAAAACCTGTAAGCTCGAGGAAGTACAGCCTGCTGCTCGACTTCCTGGTGCTGGTGTCTCCTCTCCTGTTCTCCTGCACTGTCTTGTCTCCAATCATCTTTTTCATGCCAGTTATCCTTGCTGCCTTCTGCGCtggaatattttccaaaatatacAGCCAGAGAAAACGGGAGGCCAGAGCGCCCTTTGGGCAAATTGTAAAAGAATTCCAGAAGACATACTTGGATCCTGAGTACATTCCAGCAGTAACTGTGTTCCGTGTTTATGTCAACGTGCTGACATCCATCAGCATTTTGGCCGTGGATTTCCCGCAGTATCCCCGGCGATACGCCAAGGCCGAGACCTACGGCACCGGGGTTATGGATTTGGGCGTTGGAGCCTTTATCTTTGGAAATGCTCTCGTTTGCCCTGAGGTTCGACAGAAGTCTTACATGACACAACCCAGGTTTTCCAATCTGGCCAGGCAGATGTTTTCCGTGTGGCCGCTGATTTCCCTCGGTGTTGGGCGGCTGCTGAGTGTTAAATCCATCGAGTACCATGAGCACACCTCGGAGTACGGCGTGcactggaattttttctttaccttgGCATTTGTGAGACTTGCAGCATCTGTGCTTTTAGCCATATTTCCCAAACATAAGGCTTGGCTTGTGGCTCTAGCTCTGGCTGTACTTTATCAGCTCCTTCTCAGCACTACCTCCCTGAAGGTGTTCATCCTGCACGGGAGCGACGGCAGAGACTCCCGGCTCGGCTTCCTCGATGCCAACCGGGAAgggctgctctccctccttggaTACCTGGCCATCTACCTGGCGAGTGTGCAggtggggctgtggctgctgcagcgCAGGGCCTCGGTGAGGGGCTGGCTGGAAGCCCTGAGGGGGCTGGCTCTGGCAGTTCTCGTGCTGTTCGTGcttctccagctgtgccaggcgTGCACGGAGCCCGTGTCCCGCCGTGTGGCCAACCTGCCCTTCTGCACCTGGGTGCTTGcccactgcctgctgctgctgagcttgtTTGTGCTCACTGACCTCACCCTGGTGTTCACAAAGCTGCTGGTGAAGGGCTCCAGcgtgccctgctgctggaaggttGTGCAGCCCCCTGATTCCAGTAAAAAACACGGAATGGGGGCCGTGCCAATGGGAAGGGAAGACAAGCTGTCACGGCTATGCTTGATTAGTGCTATTAACAAAAATCAATTACTGTTTTTCTTGCTAGCAAATGTTATGACTGGTGCTGTGAACATCCTGATAGACACAATCCACAGCAAGGCTGCCTTTACATTATGCATACTGCACTTGTACATGTTTTTTAACTGTTTAATTATGTATGTGTTGCATGCCAGAAATATAGTATTAAAGTTTTGGTGA